In Rhodamnia argentea isolate NSW1041297 chromosome 1, ASM2092103v1, whole genome shotgun sequence, the genomic window TAGGATTTGCCACGATTCTATTTACTTTCAAAATAGTTTCCTCAGCCGTGTGAATTTAAAGCTATCACATTtagactccatttgttttacagaaaataaataaattgaaaaatatcgtttgagaaatgattgtttgtatcgctCGAAATAATAATTGATgcaaaatgtttttattatcgacaacaattcatgtctaaattttttttatgaatgatgaaaatatttttttattcattcaatTATGTAaacgatataagcgatcatctttaaaaaaatattttgaaaatccttttttttttttcgtgatgcaaatgcaccgttattttctgttttcttcgCGAAGAAGTAAAGTCCGGGCCCATAAGCGCGAGTGGGTGCCCGAGGAGATTTCAGACGAGGAGGTTGACGTTGATGGGCTTCGCGAGGCCGATTTGTCTTCTCTGCCCATGATTTCATCGTCAATACTAGACGTGTCAACCTGTTGAGTTAAGGTTAGCACCCAGGTTACATTGCAAAGCttgtttcctttcattttggttgATTGTTTTCGCTCAGTTTCGTTCGCGCGGACAACGACTCGGGCACCGCAAGACCGTTGTGACCCGTTGTCCAAGCCCGTCTCCTTTGTCGACCTTCGCCGACGGAAACTCGATTGGCCAGTCTTCCATAACCGATCGGCGTGCTCCCTGATGTCGCTGTTAAATGGAAGGCTTTCTCCAATTTGATCTTGCAGAATTGCCGATTAGTCCTAAAAACGGAGCCAAGCAAGGATCGGCCACGAAGGGAAGAACGGTTCTAGCTCCCGATCGCTCGCACCCGGCATACGCCTAGAGTTGGTTAACGATGGGATGAAAAGAACAACTTGGAACCCACCCATAGGTGGCTAAGTTGGTTAGGGCGCACTTGGGATTCTGTGATTAGACGCACCGGTTCCAAGTTTGATTCATCAACTAAGCACTCGTGATTTAAATGGGAGGTCATGGCGGTGGGTTACTATGCTAGTCTTTCTCGAGAAATAGTCGAGGTGCGCGCAACCTGGCTTGGACacctcgattataaaaaaaaaaaagaacaactcGGAAGCGACTAATATGATGGAATTACGTAATGTTCCTTTCTTTCATCCGATTTAGCTAATGTTCAGACACGTAGGTATCCAAGATTGATGGTTAAATATCATGCGATACGATGCAGCCGACCTTTTGTGAAGTTTATGATACATAAGCCGACCTTTTGTAGAGTTTATGATACATAagcaatttgtaatttttgtgggaaaattgtcaatcCTAAGTCTATGGCacatttatcaattcaatcataaactttttaattttgtcaattcaattttaaactttttgtatttgtgtcgattcaatcctaaaccttttgcattttcgttaatttagtccatccggccatcTTTGGCTGGTCGGCGCTGATGTGGACCCAACCGGCGCTGACGGAGCAATtcgtaaaaatattttattatctttttctttctttttctttttactgtctatcttcttcttcctggtTTTCCTCGTTAGTGACCGACTAaacttcttcctccttccttgcGACCAGCTGGAGTCGAGGTCCTCGCCGGCCATTGGCGCTGCCACTGGGCGAGATCGGCCTCACCCTCGCCCAGATCTGGCAAGGCCGAGCCACCCCAATGCTGGGCGACCTtggcctcgccagatctgggGCTTCCACGGTGTGTATGGGAGGAAGGGACTAAAGACGAGATGCTTTTATCTTAGGGTCCCTTGTGCTTTCTTCATGACTGCAGGCTCTGGGTTGAATTGGAACCGTCAAGAAGGCACGACCTTAAATGTCGAGATAGACATTGGTGGTGAACTAATTAACAACGATAGACAAATTAGCAACGGGGTATCTGAatggtggtgaactttttgTGTCTAATGAGGCATGGACAGTCTCCTTTATTTCAGTCGCTCCGCCGCATCCCCGCGACGAGGGATCCCACCACCAGATGGCGCCCAGCTGGGCTATGGCGAGGCCAAACATCGCCCAACCATAGCGGTGCCGGCCTCGCCCAACGGCGGCGCTAGCGGCCGGCGAGGACCTTGCCTCCAGCCAGTCgcgaggaaggaggaagaaggtgaGTCGGTTGAGAAAGAAcgtgcaagaagaagaagataaacaataaaaagaaaaggcaagaaaaaagaaaaaaatagaaaagaatttgaaaagataataaaatattattaaaaattatctcgTCGGCGTTGATCGggtccacgtcggtgccggtaGGGTCCACATAAGCATCGGCCGGCCAAACATGgctggatgaactgaattgacgaaatgcaataagtataggaccgaattgacacaaatgtaaaatgtttagcactgaattgataaaaattaaaagttttaggaccgagttaacaaaagtgcaataaatttaggatttttttgataatttacccCGATTGCTGTTATACCGATATGAAAATGAAGCATGTTCAAAAAAACAATTGCTTATATCACTTACCAAAAGAAATGAATCAGAAATGGTCTAACCATCCGTGAGACtattaacgaaaatattttcatcgacTAGTTTTTTGaaacgatacaagcgattatttttaaaaacatattttcctatctatatattttttcgtGGAGCAAACGGAGCGTAACTGTACAAACAAATAAGTGAAGAGTTTCTCGTTCATGGAAGCATCCCCGGGCCAGTTGTGTCCGACCAGCTCTGGTGGGTGGTATCCTTTCGACAATACCCACAACCAATCCACCGGTCAATGTCCCGATCCGCTTGCTTTCAATTCCACCACTTTCCGacaggcaaataggggcctccgttcgtttcgcgaaaaactacattctagaaaaatattttctgaatttttcggcatttgatTAAGCATCATATGTTATTATCCTTATTGGAAGGTAATCCGGATCTACCAAAACTTGCGGGCTTACCGCTTAAACCCAGATGAGTTAAGGTTAGTAATCAAATCTCCACTCCTTGACCAAATAGGTTACGTGTTTCTAAATTAGTTTTTCGTTAATTCCGTTGGCGAGGACGACGACTAGGCGCTTTTGAGTAGTACTAAGCAGTGATGCTGAGACAGATGCGACGGCAACAGTACAAGGAAACCCGATTGTTAGGGCATGTCGCCGTGTCGACCTTCGCCGACGAGTGCAATTTGGTGATTTGCAACCGAGCTACACGATGTCATTTGCTCGACATGAATCACGTGCATGCTATCATATTCGATGGCAATCAACTAGACGACTTGGTAATATGCAAAATCTGGAGATCTCTAGGTGTAACTCAGGATCGAGTTCATATGGATCTCACATCAATCAACATGGTCGGACATCgcctgaaaaaataaaatgtctcGGCGTTCGTCGGACTCTCCAATAGGTACACTTGCCCATGGCCGTCTTCCATAAATAACTGAGTAGGAGATAGATTACATAGAGACTTGATCACCGTGAGAAATCGATTAGGAAACTACACAGCATCATAAGTCCTAAAACCTTAATATGGAATGTAACGagggtcctaaatttttcaattggttcAATCCATTCCTAAAGCCGTCAATTGGTTGAACTAAATCCTCCACCTTTATCAGAAAATCAAACTAAGTCCACAAATTAtgttaaaaagtgcaattgagggACGTCACGTAAGCATTTTTTGAGTGACATGTAGGCAATCTAGGGTTTTGCTCATCAAAAGGTTTTGATTACATTTTTGAAAGAAGTTTTAGGAGTTAACTGaaccaattgaaagatttcgaATTCGATTGCATTCCATATACGACATTTAAGACTTCCTGTGCAATTTCCCCTTTCAGAAAAGACACCTTCCAAAAATTATATGTAGCATGCCGACATGATACCCCGGGGAAAGTGCAACGAAAATCCTAAATCTTATGTAGGAATGCGATaaagtttcaaatctttcaattggttTAATCAAATTCTATAATTTTATCAtaggtgggagatcatgtcttccttaaggtgtcgccgatgcgaggcttatctcgatttgggaagaaaggaaaattaagtccAAGGTATGTAGGCTCATTTGAAATGTTGTAgcactacttgctagaggagtcatgCCTAACAGACCTATTGATTCAGACTTTTTCGAAAGGAATGGACTTCAGATTCTTTATCCTCTCACCAACCTGCAGCTTCACAACTCCACTTATAATGCTGGTGGCTCGGCCCACAAGAATATCCTAAATAGTATGCGCATACCCACAAACCTTTCAACCGAGTTCACAACTATCTTGAGCACCACAAAATCAAATAATAGTATCCTCCTCATCACCAGAATGTAGCAAAATCAACTCCGAGGTGGTCGGGCATGTATAGTACGGCAAAGGAGGCAGCACGCGCATACGACCAAGCAGCGTGAGAGCTATACGTAGTGAATGCAATCACCAAACTTCTCTAAGGGCGCTTCATAACCCGAATAACGAAACCCCCACAATAATTGAActaattaggatcgaattgcccttcaatttggccattgaaatccaactctcaAATTTGCAATTCGTGCGCATGAATTGGGGAAGACGCCGCACTGTTCTGGACTCGAAGGAGCTTGGAAATTCGGATCAATAGGGTATCTTCCCTagctagcgatcagcatcgccatCATCTCTACCGCCATTGTGGCTATCagattcatttggttctccaaattacccacacgagatCCGTTATCGGGCTTATCAGAGTGTTTTTATCATTTGTCTAGAACACCTCAGCTGCCGACATTCCTTCGTCTCACGATCCAATTGTTGACTCGTTTTGCTACGAGttctcgtgtttatcaatcacctgttttttcaCGACGCTAATCAGTATCgagaacattaaaaaatttgaaaggattaatccgtggtaattgcattttctatGTGTATGCATGCAATgctcataaaggaaataagtgcaatcaagtcctttagGAGGAACACTGCCAAGTTTGCCTTTGGCAGCTTTCGGTTGCATTTTTCACCATAAGTTTAGGACACTGATCACGTTCTAGTAAAGGTTTAAGGATTGAGTTACACCTTATGCTAAAAGTTTAGGGCTTCATTATTCCAATTTAGCAGTACCGTACCCAATTGCATTACATAAAAAAGTGTCCGCATTGattgcatcttcttcttcaaacaCCTGACGCACAACCAGATGCCGATACCATATTGGTGTGCAACATGACGTGACCGTTACACGGAAGGCATTCTCCGTTTGATTTCGCAGACTTGCCCGTTTGTCCTAAAAACGGAGCCAAACATGGATCGTTCCTGTAGGGAAGACCAGTTCTAGCCCCCAATTCCTTGCACCCGGCAGCCGCCTAGAGTTGAAAAACCGCACGATGAAAGGAACAACTCAGAAGAGATCAATATGACAACATTATGTGATATTCCTATCTTTGATCTGATTTGACTAAGTTTAGACACTGTCCAGGTAGCAACTGCAATTTCTCTCATCACTTCATAAAATTCGATGGAAGACAGTCTACTTACCACCGTGGCAGCAAATGGAAGCATTTTTTCCGGGGGCATGTTCATACACAACGCTGCAAGAACGAGAACGAAAGTAAAGCACGTCAAGGACTTCATCTGAGAGAACTGATGCATCAGCACATTTATAGGTCGGCCATGGTCTGGCCAAGCTTGCGATATTTGTACAATGATCTCCGGGTTTATGATTTTCATTGTCATTTTATCACATGACAGAATATGAGTAAGGGGAAACAATTAGTTAAGACATGGTGTGAGCAACCAAGTTCTGTTATCCCAATATGATGATGAAGTATGATTAACTGCACAAACAAGCCAAGAGTTTCTAATATAATTTAAGCCTACCATAGAGAATAGCTCCGATGAAAGCATCGCCGGCGCCAGTTGTGTCAACTAGTTCTGATGGTGGTATTTTCTCAGCTGTGCACACGAACAATCTACCGGTCAATGTCCCAATTCCGTTTGCTTTCAATTTCGCCACTCTCTGCTAGGGAAAACAATCGGTGGTTAATTTTTATTCCAATGTAAACCTTGCAAACCAGACAATGTAATGCATTTTTCCAAgctgaaaaacaaagaaacagcGTGGGAAAAGACAGTACTTCAAGTGCAAAACCAAATTTCTGCGCTAATAGTGTTGCCTGCTTCTAACACGGAAAGTACTATCAAACTATCAGCAACTGCAGAGCTGCCTTTGAGCAATGACAGATATGTAAGTGctgaaaattgccaaaatatttttctccccCAGTTACGCCAAACGAATGAAGCAATCGGGACAAAGCAGCTGTTGTACTAAATTAAAACCAGCCTTCCATTCAGGGATCATGGTGGAATGTAGTTTGTGCGAGGCAACTCCCATCCGAGACTGCTTAAATTGTGTTTAAACATCATATATTTATGATCCTAGTTGCAAGGTACGGTACTGGGATGCAATGTAGATTGTATGGCAGTTTTGGGAAGCAAGAAGAGAGTTCATGCTGTATTTTAAAGTCATTAGCACATGAGCACTTTGATCGAATCAGGCTGCATTTCCTAGACTGCTTTGCTTTATAAGCATAGAGGATTGACATGAACAGTGGCTAGAGGAAAAGTATAACCAGCATTTTCAAGAGTAGAGCTAACAAGATATCTGGCAACAAGTTCAAAAAAGAGATTAAGTTGGAGGCAGCTTGTTCACATTGAATTATGCAATTGGTTGGCAGGTTCAATCTCATAATCCAATTTTTCACTAAGCGACTTCCTATGATCCAAAACTTATTACCGGTGGATGTTATATGGAAATGGTTGAATTCACCACGGGATGCTGTTCTTGCATGTGTAACTGGCCTTAGACACAATGACAACACAACAAGCAAGTTTTTTTCACATCGATTAGAGAAGCACATTACTGAGGAAATGCACATTGGTGGGGCTACACTATCATCTTTTTCTTGCTCCAAAGAATGCAATAAGCTATCGGCATCTTCTTCGCCCATCAGCGGGTTCTCTGCTGGACATAAAGTTACAAGTAAGCATCAGTTAAAGGCATTCTCGCATATGGGGGGGAAAGAAATTGATGGCTGGAGTCCCGAACTTACCTTCTGATGATCTCTCCAGCATCAGGCATCCATGTTCCCCCAAGGTCACGATGGCGAATTTCAGTTTTGGTAATCTAAGAAGCATGGATATAAGGGCACTGGGCATAGATGGTGCCTCTGTCCATGCCTGTTGTACAGAAAAATCGTGTCTGAGTTCAGAGTTCATTGACAAACTGAACAGTCAGTAAGCACATACAAACGAAGCGGAGAAACCTCCAATAAACCACTCCAACCCTTTAGAACGAAGCATCAGAAGAAACTTGCGGAATATGGATATACTACAAGTGACACGCGCGATGTAGCGTGACGAGTTTCTTAGCAAAAGCATTCAGTAAAGAAAAACTCAGAAAAGTTTCCTCAACAGACAATAATTAGTTAGATATCAGATGTATATCCGAGCAGATGATCAGCACCTATATCATCTTGCCAAGAGTTCAAGAATCAATGACAGACAGGACTTACTTATAGTCGGTTTACCTTTGGAAATTTGGCTGAACATACGACGTAATCGGATAAGTCAAGAAGATCATCCAATCCCGGTCTTCTCTTTTCCGCATCGAGGAGAATGGGTATATTTTGCCTTGCTGCCTGCATGCACAAATGAGATGCAGTCTTAGAATTTGAGTGTTCAACAATTGCTCCGAAACAAATCAAGGGAGAGAATTCCTAATCTACTGTATCTCATATAGTAAGTACCAACAGAAGCTAGAAGCAAATAGTAATAAAGTGTACCGGAAGTTCTAACCGTCGCCCAGGCAAGGCCAGCCCTCACCGTCCAGGGCCTACGGCTGGTGGCTGGCGACCCGCCATTGgcagaaagagaagagaaaggaaaaaaaaaaggagaaagaaaaaaattatagaaaatgtTAATGTCAGCACTGGCTATGCCATATAGGACTGCTGGAATTCACTTCAGAAAGAAGCACTTCATGAAGTCTCCCGGAATTTAATTGATTTCAGGcctaaattggctggatggacttaattgataaaatgtgtAAAGACTTAGGTAGCGAGAACACCATCTCAAAAGATCCCTGAGATCACCCATTCTAGCAGGCTGCTAAGTTAATAAAAATACTTCGACTAGTTAACCCCATAAGTAAAATGTCATCTCTAATTCAGGAAACTGACACACAGACACCCACTCATTAGGGATAAAAGTAGCATTGAATATAAAAGTTCCATGCGAAACAGTAATAGGAACCATCGAtgttaaaagaaaatgtttcacACAGCAAATGGCCATTAGAAGCCATCTTCATCTTTCAACTGGAAACTGTGTTTGAACCACACAACATACTCTAGAATCTCTGAAATATAAAAGTTATCCTTGAAAATCCATTAAAAATATGGAGCCTAGTCTGCTCTATCCACTTCATGCAAGCAGTCTGGAAGTTGGAATATTCATGTGAATTGACCAAGTCCTTCCCCAAAGTGGCTCTGCTCACTCTCGTGTGCGtaggtgtgtgtgtgtgtgtgtgtgtgagtgagtgagagagagagagagagatgctatTCATGCAATAGTTGTGGCCtatcagcatttttcgttagccaagtTGGACGAAGTTAAAGGAAGAACTTGATTACGCaactttgacaagttttaggactcgattgcaattactcgacaaattttaggacatCTAGTGCACTTATCCCAAGCAAGTAAGTAAATAAGATGACTATACCTCTCTGGCAACAACTACTGCAGTATCTGTGTATCTTGCATCAAAGTAGACAAATCTTGCTCCTTTGACTGCAGATGTTAAGCCTGGGCAAACGTCAGCCGGTTCCATGAGAGGGAATCCCGGTGTAAAAATGCAAGTACGTGTTCTCCTGAAAGTCTCATCAAAGTCAATAGCCATAAGCAAACGCATTTTGTTCTGAGAAATCATACAGTACAAAGTAACACAATAGGACGTTTGGCATGGTATCCCGATAACTACCCTAACTTCTGTCTCTTTTTCAGAATTTGAGCGCATGTGAATTGCAGAGGGAAAAGCATCTTTGAACTCTTAGAAATGACAGTGTTAAATGACTTTCTTTCTGCGGAAAAGATGAACCAGAGTCCGGAGCTAAGAAAAGGCCACTGAACATTGAATGAACCAGAATTAGGAACATGAAAGAAGCATCCATCATCTACTGATTTTGCCACTGAAAAACCAGTATCCTATTCTTGATATCACGAAGTCAAATTCCAACATAAAAGATGCTATGATAGAGAAGCTCAATTGCTCAAACAGGCTTACAATACTTTTAAGGGCGTGTTTGTTTCGGTGAAAATTCAATGATAAAGGAAAGGAATTTATCTTCCTAGCTTTAAGCGTGCATTTCTTTTACCACAATTGATTTCTCTGTTGATTGAACATTTTCAGCAAACCAAACCCGTGAAAGTCCACAAAACCAATTCGCGGAAAATTCATTCACTCAAGCAAATTCATCCTAAGAGAAGAAAAGACCTCACGTTGATTGGTCAACAATAACATAGGAAAACGGCGTTCGTCCATCCTTGGCAACCTGGACAAAAGGAAAGGTTTTAGGTAGGAAAAAATTTACTCGGGGGTACAAGATGCATTGCTCTTCTAGGAAACAACTAGGGCCGGAATTAGTTTCACAGTGAGATCATTCTTTCTGCTGAAGTCTACATTGAAGAAACTGCAGATCAGTTACTTGAGCAAAAACTTGGAAGCAGCTGAGAAGATTCCCGTGTAGGAAAGAAATGATCTCCAAACGACTAAAACTAGAATCTTTTCGAGAGTATGCCGATGAAGAAACGGGTTTGAGCTAGATAATCTGCTCCTGTTTAGTGCAGAAGCTAATCATTTGCCAAGCATATGCAGATGATTACTAGGAGATGCTCCCTTAAATGTCAAAGGTATCAGTCTAAAGCTTACCACGAGAAAAGAGGCATCTACACCATCAGCCCTTAGCTCCTCCAACAGGCTCTTACCGTGGACGTCATCCGCAATCTAGCGAGTTCACAAAACATGCAGAGAATGTTTAGCCGAAAATCCAAATGCAGTCG contains:
- the LOC115754547 gene encoding uncharacterized protein LOC115754547 isoform X6; this translates as MSSWSLPPSPLECLVVRPRHTLLLHTSSFMPRLSRGHKKVGFGGICLDYLAVLSTFPKPDDKTRCRSMKVQGGGDVANALTCLARLGVTARLISKIADDVHGKSLLEELRADGVDASFLVVAKDGRTPFSYVIVDQSTRTRTCIFTPGFPLMEPADVCPGLTSAVKGARFVYFDARYTDTAVVVAREAARQNIPILLDAEKRRPGLDDLLDLSDYVVCSAKFPKAWTEAPSMPSALISMLLRLPKLKFAIVTLGEHGCLMLERSSEAENPLMGEEDADSLLHSLEQEKDDSVAPPMCISSRVAKLKANGIGTLTGRLFVCTAEKIPPSELVDTTGAGDAFIGAILYGRLKLY
- the LOC115754547 gene encoding ribokinase-like isoform X2; the encoded protein is MSSWSLPPSPLECLVVRPRHTLLLHTSSFMPRLSRGHKKVGFGGICLDYLAVLSTFPKPDDKTRCRSMKVQGGGDVANALTCLARLGVTARLISKIADDVHGKSLLEELRADGVDASFLVVAKDGRTPFSYVIVDQSTRTRTCIFTPGFPLMEPADVCPGLTSAVKGARFVYFDARYTDTAVVVAREAARQNIPILLDAEKRRPGLDDLLDLSDYVVCSAKFPKAWTEAPSMPSALISMLLRLPKLKFAIVTLGEHGCLMLERSSEENPLMGEEDADSLLHSLEQEKDDSVAPPMCISSRVAKLKANGIGTLTGRLFVCTAEKIPPSELVDTTGAGDAFIGAILYALCMNMPPEKMLPFAATVAAAGCKELGARTGLPYRNDPCLAPFLGQTGKSAKSNGECLPCNGHVMLHTNMVSASGCASGV
- the LOC115754547 gene encoding ribokinase-like isoform X3; amino-acid sequence: MSSWSLPPSPLECLVVGFGGICLDYLAVLSTFPKPDDKTRCRSMKVQGGGDVANALTCLARLGVTARLISKIADDVHGKSLLEELRADGVDASFLVVAKDGRTPFSYVIVDQSTRTRTCIFTPGFPLMEPADVCPGLTSAVKGARFVYFDARYTDTAVVVAREAARQNIPILLDAEKRRPGLDDLLDLSDYVVCSAKFPKAWTEAPSMPSALISMLLRLPKLKFAIVTLGEHGCLMLERSSEAENPLMGEEDADSLLHSLEQEKDDSVAPPMCISSRVAKLKANGIGTLTGRLFVCTAEKIPPSELVDTTGAGDAFIGAILYALCMNMPPEKMLPFAATVAAAGCKELGARTGLPYRNDPCLAPFLGQTGKSAKSNGECLPCNGHVMLHTNMVSASGCASGV
- the LOC115754547 gene encoding ribokinase-like isoform X1, with the protein product MSSWSLPPSPLECLVVRPRHTLLLHTSSFMPRLSRGHKKVGFGGICLDYLAVLSTFPKPDDKTRCRSMKVQGGGDVANALTCLARLGVTARLISKIADDVHGKSLLEELRADGVDASFLVVAKDGRTPFSYVIVDQSTRTRTCIFTPGFPLMEPADVCPGLTSAVKGARFVYFDARYTDTAVVVAREAARQNIPILLDAEKRRPGLDDLLDLSDYVVCSAKFPKAWTEAPSMPSALISMLLRLPKLKFAIVTLGEHGCLMLERSSEAENPLMGEEDADSLLHSLEQEKDDSVAPPMCISSRVAKLKANGIGTLTGRLFVCTAEKIPPSELVDTTGAGDAFIGAILYALCMNMPPEKMLPFAATVAAAGCKELGARTGLPYRNDPCLAPFLGQTGKSAKSNGECLPCNGHVMLHTNMVSASGCASGV
- the LOC115754547 gene encoding uncharacterized protein LOC115754547 isoform X5, with product MSSWSLPPSPLECLVVGFGGICLDYLAVLSTFPKPDDKTRCRSMKIADDVHGKSLLEELRADGVDASFLVVAKDGRTPFSYVIVDQSTRTRTCIFTPGFPLMEPADVCPGLTSAVKGARFVYFDARYTDTAVVVAREAARQNIPILLDAEKRRPGLDDLLDLSDYVVCSAKFPKAWTEAPSMPSALISMLLRLPKLKFAIVTLGEHGCLMLERSSEAENPLMGEEDADSLLHSLEQEKDDSVAPPMCISSRVAKLKANGIGTLTGRLFVCTAEKIPPSELVDTTGAGDAFIGAILYALCMNMPPEKMLPFAATVAAAGCKELGARTGLPYRNDPCLAPFLGQTGKSAKSNGECLPCNGHVMLHTNMVSASGCASGV
- the LOC115754547 gene encoding uncharacterized protein LOC115754547 isoform X4; translation: MSSWSLPPSPLECLVVRPRHTLLLHTSSFMPRLSRGHKKVGFGGICLDYLAVLSTFPKPDDKTRCRSMKIADDVHGKSLLEELRADGVDASFLVVAKDGRTPFSYVIVDQSTRTRTCIFTPGFPLMEPADVCPGLTSAVKGARFVYFDARYTDTAVVVAREAARQNIPILLDAEKRRPGLDDLLDLSDYVVCSAKFPKAWTEAPSMPSALISMLLRLPKLKFAIVTLGEHGCLMLERSSEAENPLMGEEDADSLLHSLEQEKDDSVAPPMCISSRVAKLKANGIGTLTGRLFVCTAEKIPPSELVDTTGAGDAFIGAILYALCMNMPPEKMLPFAATVAAAGCKELGARTGLPYRNDPCLAPFLGQTGKSAKSNGECLPCNGHVMLHTNMVSASGCASGV